The genomic stretch AGAACTGGGCAATGACAACGGGGTCAATCTGCGAAAACTCAAACTGTGCAGCAGCGTCAACAAGAACTGATGTGTCAAACCACTGGCCATTTTCACAAGTAGGCACAGTGCGATTATCAGGGTTAAAAATAGAACCGTTGACGTTTATTCGCGCTTCGTCAGCGCCGTCAAGGTTGCACAGATAAACAAGCATTAATGCGCTCCAGGCCCGTTATTTGACAGGGACCAGGCGAGGAGCAAAAGACAGGCGGCCACGGCGGTCAACATAAAAAGACTCCGGCGCAACGTCGTACATTCCCACCGCAAATGGCTCCGTCTGACCCTTAGGCAACATCACCTGGAAAGGGGTCGGATACTTTTCGGTGCCGTGCAGGTAGGCATCCTGGAGGGAAAACGAATATGTGCCGCGATCGTTCTGGCCACTAATCGTTTTGGCTTCGGGGTTCGTAATTTCAATTTTCATAAGGGTTCTCATTTATTGAGCCTGCCGCTTTGGCTCGGGTTCAAAGTTTGCGGCAAAAAAGTCAACGGGTTTACCGTCTACAAGTAGGGTATCTACCCCCGCTGGTAATTCGCACCGAACAACCTCTCGTTGAACGGCGCTCCAATCTCCATTGTTCAAAAGCGTGATTGCATGCAGGGAGCGACCGCACTGCCTGCGTGCATGCTCTACCATTCGTGCATAAGTTTTTTGGCGAACTATTCGCGTGGTTTTAATTGGGGTGGCATTTTCAGACACACCGGAAAAGTATGCGTACGCCCCGGATAGGTAGCGCGCAGGGTTTGAAACAAGCTCAAAAGGAAGCTCCCGACCTGTGGAGCGCTTGAACTCTATTTCGCAACGAACCCAAGGCGAGGTGGGGTCTTTAAGTTGCCGGCCTTTCTCGTAGATACGACAGAACTTGCCACCGGAACGGCTGCCTACGTATAAGGTCTTTCCGTCACCTGAACCAAGATCGTCTATAAGGCGCGCGGAGGGCTTTCGGCCACGACCAGAAACGAAGTCGTCAGTTTTAAGCGCATCCAGGGCGGATTGGATATTGAAAACCTTACCCTCATGGTCATCTACGGCGACGTCAACACGCGATAGCCGGGCGCAGACACGCTCCAGGTTTTTGGCAAGTTCAGAGAGTGGTGCGTCATCGGTCAAAATGCGGCAACCGTCACCCGTAATTGAGACGTATACAGAGCCACGTTGAGAAGCCCCGCCGACCGCGAGAACACCCACACAGACATTTCGCGCATAGAGCTCGTATGAGAACAAATACCCAAGCTGACCACCCTTTTTCGGCATCATTGAGACTGGGACGCCAAAAACGGAACTTACGACCTCAACCGCCGCACCGGCGAATACGCCAGCGGCTCCAACCTGGTCACGCTCAGTGGGATACTCAAACCAGCTATCACCATCGCACGCGTTTTCATCAGTCGGCAGGGTGAAAGCGAGCCAGTCCACAAAAGCGGAAAGGGGGTTAGAATTTAGGCCCGTATTACTAAACGGGCCAGCTTCGGAAGCGTCGCAAGAATCTTCCGCGACCGACTCCGAGAGATTGGCTGAACAAGAAGAAAGCGGACGTGGCGAACCAGCGTCCTGAATAGCTTCCTCGTTATTTTCCACCCCGTGGCAGGGGGTGCAATTAATGTTTTTCATAAAAAACCTCGTACTGTCACAAACCGGTATCACGGCTTGATATTCACCGAGCGGCGGACAGCTACCGAGCCCTCTGGGAGCTGGTCAAAGCGAAAGTGTCGAGCGCACAAAGGGTCATCTACGACCGAGCCAGATGCGTCGAGATAGCCGCCGGGAGCCTTGATTAAGTAGACAGCGTCAGGCGCTGCTACAGGCTTTAGCTGATCAAGAACGGATGCGACGGCATCATTTGCGCGCGCTAAGGAATCAAAATGCCGCGCACGGTTCAGGTGTTCGCTTCTCTTCGATGGGTCGCGCTTTGCACGTGCGCAGAGTTCTTCGTAACAGTCGTAAAGTCGTGTCGTATCAGTTCGAACACCAGATAAGAAAGCCATTGCGTGAAACCGTTTTCATGTGTGCAATGACGGTATCTACCCTCGCGACGTTTTTACGCTGAGACTGCGACGCAACATGCGCGACGTCGCCTACGGCGTCTTTCGCGCATCTGTTGCTAACGAAAAGCACATACGCAAACAAAAGCAGGCAGGCTATTCGTAGTACAGCGCGTGCAAGTCGTGCATATGCAAATGCCGATACTGGTCCGAAACTTGGCCATACGCGCGCCAGGAGCGCTCAACAGGACGCTGCACGAGTTCGCCCCGGACGTCGACATAAAAAGTGGGAAGACGCTCTACATCGACGTCGAAAGACTTGAGAATTCCGCGCTGCGTCGACGCTATATACACATAATCTAGCTCAGAGCGCTGCAAGGGAATCACATAGCGCGAGAGCTTGTTGAGAATGCGCGCACGCGTGATAGTCGATTGCTGCTGTTCAATCGCAATAAGCCGAGCGGCCGACCCCTTACCCAGGACCACAATAGCGTCAGGCCGCACCTCCTCTTGCGGATTTAAGTCGTAGCGGTACAGCTCGGGAGAGCGCGGGCCAACCAAACGGACGGAATGACCAATGCGGTGATACTCAACACAGATACGCATTGCAGCATGCATTGCAAGAATGTCATGAGTCGCTATCCCGCCTGGACCGCGATAAGCCAAGCAATCAACACCACGCGAGTGGGCATATTCAAGAAGCGTCTTAGTCGGAATGTACTGCGCGTATGCAGTAGACGACGCTTTTTCAAGGAAGCCAGCGCGGACAAGACGGCGCAAAGACTCCTGCGCGCTCGAAAGCGTGCCGCCGAAAAACTGTCGGTAAAGAGCAGGCGTGATAGAACCGGCGTGAAAACACATATTGGCAACGTTCATGCGCTTACGCTCTGCAATGTCGTGCGTGTTCTCCCCGTTCATGACTGAAGCTCAGGAAAAGCGCTCGCAAAAACTGGCGAGTCGAATCCGTATTCGTCTAAAACACGCTGAACAGCCCTGGGGTAAATATCAGAAAACGAAGGCTCAGCAGCACAATCAAAAGAAAAATGCTCGGTTACCTCTTTACCGTTTTGAAGCGCATGCCGAATCCATACATCAAAACCCGCAACAGAAGGCGAACAATGATAAGAGATGGTTTTGGTTAAGACGCGTTGTTGATTTGACATTGTTGATACTCATAAATGGAGCAGCGTTGTTGCTGCACAAGTACGGTATCTACCCTGAAATATAAAACGACGCCGAACCGCGAGGAGCAAGCACACCCCGAGCAATGTGTACAGTACATTTTGGTACACGTGTATCAGATACATTTTGGTACACCTGTACAGAAATACACAGATACGAAGAAACAAAAAGTGCAGCGCACTAGCCGCAACTAGCACACGAAAAAAACGAAGATGGGTTTTTGCCCCCTCGCCGTCGGAGACAAACCCTGTTTGGGGGTGCAACGCATCCTGAGCGGCTGCGCAGCACAGCTCAGGACGAGGGAGGCCGAGGCGTGGAAAATTTGGGGGCGCAGGGGACCCCGGAATTTTACGCGCCGGGAGCCGTCAAGAAATTTTGGGGCGCAGGGGACCCCGGAATTTTGCGACGGCGTGCCGAGCGAAGCCCTCAAAGAGGGTTTGTCGCCGAAGGCGAGGGGGCAGCAAGCGTAGCGCGCAGGCGAAGCCGAAGCCGCAAAACGTCGATATATCGGCGTTTGGAGCTGGTAGCGAAGGCGCACTGCGCCGCAGCGGCTCTCGGCACGTCAGTACGGGGCCGCAACAGGAAAAACACCGCAATGGAGGCCCCCACAACAGGAGCCAAAACAGGAAAAACAGGGGGTAAACGCGCTTAAAAAATTCGCGGCACATATTCGTTTTCCCTCCAGGATGCCTACCTGCACGGCACCGAAAAGCATCCGACATCGAGACTCAGCAGACACC from Oceanococcus sp. HetDA_MAG_MS8 encodes the following:
- a CDS encoding replication initiation factor domain-containing protein, yielding MKNINCTPCHGVENNEEAIQDAGSPRPLSSCSANLSESVAEDSCDASEAGPFSNTGLNSNPLSAFVDWLAFTLPTDENACDGDSWFEYPTERDQVGAAGVFAGAAVEVVSSVFGVPVSMMPKKGGQLGYLFSYELYARNVCVGVLAVGGASQRGSVYVSITGDGCRILTDDAPLSELAKNLERVCARLSRVDVAVDDHEGKVFNIQSALDALKTDDFVSGRGRKPSARLIDDLGSGDGKTLYVGSRSGGKFCRIYEKGRQLKDPTSPWVRCEIEFKRSTGRELPFELVSNPARYLSGAYAYFSGVSENATPIKTTRIVRQKTYARMVEHARRQCGRSLHAITLLNNGDWSAVQREVVRCELPAGVDTLLVDGKPVDFFAANFEPEPKRQAQ